The segment TGTTCATCCCCATCAATACGCTTGCATTCGCGTCCCTGCCGGGATCCAAGTCGAGCAACGCCTCGGCCATCATCAATATGTCGCGTAACATCGGCGGCAGCGTCGGTATGTCGATTGCCGCCACGATCCTCGCGCGCCGTGCCCAGTATCACCAAAACCAGCTCGTGGCGCGCATCACGCCTTATAACCCCGACCTGCATAGCTATCTTGCGGCGGTCCAGACCGCCATCGGCCACACCGTGCCCATGGCCGGGTTCGCGCATCTCTATGCAACGGTATTACGCCAGTCCGAGATGCTTGCCTACATCGATGACTTCGAGCTCATGGGGATCTTGTTCTTCGCCTGCTTGCCGCTCGTGTTGCTCTTTCGTCGCGTGAAACCCTCGCCCCATGGCAGATGAGATCGGCCGTCGACGATGGAGGGGCGCGGGCGCGACGGGATGCGTGCGGGCGCGAAGGTGCGCCTCACAGGCCCAGGTTCTCGATAGACTTTGCGAGGGTTTTTGGCTAGAGTCCCGGCGATCACAGGAGAAATGGCGCCATTGGGCGCCTTCTAGCGCCGATTCGGGGGTGGCGTAAACGCGATGACCGATCAACTCTTGGTGTTCGATACCACATTGCGCGACGGGGAACAGAGCCCCGGCGCCTCTATGACCTGCGAGGAGAAGGTACGTATCGCGCGTGCCCTGGAGCGCCTGCGGGTCGATGTGATCGAGGCCGGGTTCCCGATCGCGAGCCCCGACGACTTCAAGGCCGTGAAGGCGGTGGCCGAGACCATTACGGAGAGCCGCGTATGCGCGCTCGCCCGGGCATTGACGAAGGACATCGATCGCGCCGCGGAGGCGTTGAAGCCGGCGCGTGCCGGGCGCATCCATACCTTTATCGCGACATCGCCGATTCATATGCGTGAAAAGCTGCGCATGAGTCCGGAGGCCGTGCTCGAGGGCGCGGTGAAGGCGGTGCGTCATGCCCGGCAGTTCACCGATGACGTGGAGTTCTCGGCGGAGGACGCCGGCCGTTCGGATCCCGATTTCCTGTGCCGGATCATGGAGGCGGTGATCGCCGCCGGTGCCAGCACCGTCAACATCCCCGACACCGTCGGCTACAGCGTCCCCGCACAGTTCGGGGAACTTGTCGCCATGCTGAGAAACCGTATTCCGAACGCCGATCAGGCGGTGTTCTCGGTGCATTGCCATAACGACCTCGGTTTGGCGGTCGCCAATTCGCTTGCCGCCGTGTACCACGGGGCCCGTCAGGTGGAATGCACGATCAACGGGCTCGGGGAACGTGCCGGCAACGCCGCCCTGGAGGAGATCGTCATGGCGGTGCGCACGCGCCAGGACGTCTTCAAGTGCGATACGCGTATCGAGACCCCGCACATCGTGGCTGCCAGCCGCCTGGTATCGACCGTCACCGGCTTTGCCGTGCAGCCCAACAAGGCGATCGTCGGCGCCAATGCCTTCGCCCATGAGGCCGGCATTCACCAGGATGGCGTCATCAAGAACCGCGAGACCTACGAGATCATGCGCGCCGAGGACGTGGGTTGGACCGCGAACCGCATGGTGCTCGGCAAGCACTCGGGGCGCAACGCCTTTCGCGCGCGCCTAGCCGAGATCGGCGTGACCTTGAAGGACGACGCCGCCCTGAACCAGGCCTTCGAGCGTTTCAAGGATCTCGCGGACAAGAAGCACGAGATCTTCGATGAGGATCTGCAGGCGCTCGTGGGCGAGGACGCCCTGGAGGCCGTGGAGTCGGTGAAGCTCGTGGCGTTGGAGACCGCCTCGGGTACCGGTACGAAACCGCATGCCGACGTGCGGCTGGTCTGGAACGGCAAGGAGCATGAGGCCCGTGCCGAGGGCGGGGGGCCGGTCGATGCCGCGTTTCGTGCCATCGAGGGTGTGGTGGCAAGCGGCGCCATCCTGCAGCTCTATGCCGTGAACGCCATCACGAGCGGCACCGACGCCCAGGGCGAGGTGACCGTGCGCCTCGAGCGCCAGGGGCGCATCGTGAACGGCCACGGTGCCGACACCGACATCGTGCTCGCCTCCGCCAAGGCCTATCTGAACGCCCTGAATAAGCTCCTTGTCCCTGACAACCGCACCCACCCCCAATTACCCAGAGGGATGTAGCCTGGGCTCTTTGGTCGCGCGGGCATGATGGGCCCGGCAAGGACCGGAGGCGGCTTTAGGAACAAGGTGTGTGTGCTGCGTCGAGACCGGTGAGACCGTGGTGGATTTTGTTCAGGCGACCCCCTGAGTAAGGGGCGCGAGCGCCTCTGCCGATACGCGCTATTCGTGGGCCCCGGCCGGGCGGGGCCGGTGCGGTTTAGGGCCTTACGGCAAGCACGATCTTGCCGCGATGGTCGCCGCTTTCCATGAGGGCGTGGGCGCGCGCGGCCTCGGCCAGCGGAAACCGCGCGCCGATGTGCGGAAGCAGCCGGCCATGATCGAGTTCGGGCCAGATGCGGGTGGCGAGGGCGTTGCGTATGGCGCGCTTTTCGCCGACCGTGCGCGGGCGCATTGTAGAGCCGGTGAGCCGCAGGCGCTTGGTCAGGATCGGGGTGAGGTTGATCTCGCCCCGGCTGCCGCCGGACAGTGCGATAAAAACGAGCCGGCCGTCACGCCTCAGAATGTCGAGATGACGTTCCAGATAGGGGGCGCCCACGACATCGAGGATCACATCTATGCCCTGGTGGTTGGTGGTCGCCATCACGGCCTCTGCGAAATCGGTCGTGCGGTAATTGATGACGTGATGGGCGCCGGATGCGCGACAGAAGGCGGCCTTGTCGTCGTTGCCGACCGTCGCCCAGCATGTCGCGCCGAGAAAGCGGGCGAGGTGGATGGCGGTGAGTCCGATACCGCTCGTGCCGCCATGCACGAGCAGGCGCTCACCCTCTTTCAGTGCGCCCATGTCGGCGGCGTTGGCCCACACCGTAAACCAGTTCTCGGGGAGGCCGGCGGCGGATGCCAGATCCATGTGGGCGGGGATGCGTAAGGCCTGATCGGCGGGTGTGGTGCAGTATTCGGCGTAGCCGCCGCCGGGCACGAGGGCCGTCACGGCGTCACCGACCTGCCATTCGCGTACGTCGGCCCCTACCCGAACGACATGCCCGGAGACCTCGAGACCAAGGATCGGGGAGGCGCCTGATGGCGGCAGATAGCGTCCTAACCGCTGCAGAATGTCCGGGCGGTTGATACCAGCGTACGCGACTTCGATGAGGATCTCACCGGCCTGCGGGATCGGGGCCGGGCCCTCGGCGAGTCGCAGGGTATCGGCGTTGCCGCCAGGTTCGTAGTCGATGTAGCGCATGCCATACCCCCGGGTTCGGGCCACTATGGCAAAGGGCGCAGGCCCATACAAGCCCGAAAGGCCGGGCGCGCAGGATCGAGGCGGGGGCATGATTCCCGGGTGTGCGGCGATACCCGGAATCGTGTCGGAACCTATGGGGCATGCCGGACTCAAAGAATTGGCCAGGGGGACCGGCCGCGGCGGTAGGAAGTGTTCCATGAATCCCCTGCGGGTACCCGGGGCCTTGCCGTCTCCGACTTTCGGCGGATAGGGCAGGGGCTTCGTTAGGCTTACCCTGGCTTCGCCTGGGATGGCGGATCGTGAAAAGGGATTTTCGACAGGATGTCGAGAGAGCAGGAAGCGCAGGGCAAGGAGGCCATGGGGCGCAGGGATGTTCTTGGTAGGGATGCCGAGTGATGGGCTTTCTGTAGCGAGGGGAGTGGCAAGGAGGCCGCCCTCTTTTTTTTCGCCTTAGTACTGTATATATTACCAGTATGTCGATTCTTACAGGGCGCCAACAGCAGGTTCTGGATTGGATCCGGGGGCAGATCGAGGCCACCGGCCGACCGCCCACGCGCGCCGAGATCGCCGCCGCCCTGGGTTTCCGGTCCGTCAATGCCGCCGAGGAGCATGTACGGGCGTTGGCGCGCAAGGGTGTGATCGTCTTGACCCCCGGGAGTGCGCGCGGTATCCGTGTGCCGGATCGACGCGAGGAAGGCATCCCCGTGATCGGGCGCGTGGCGGCCGGCCAGCCCCTGCTTGCACATGCCCATGTCACTGCCCATCATCAGGTCGATCCGGCCCTGTTCCGGCCGCGCGCGGACTATTTCCTGACGGTAGTCGGCGAGAGTATGCGCGATGCCGGGATTCGGGATGGGGACCTCCTGGCGGTCCACAAGACCCCGACCGCCCACGATGGGCAGATCGTTGTGGCGCGGTTGGAAGACGAGGTGACGGTCAAGCGCTTGCGGCGCCGTGCCGGGCAGGTCGTGTTGCTGCCGGAGAATCCGGCCTTTCAGCCGATCGTGCTACGGGACCGCGAGGATTGGGTCATAGAGGGGATCGGGGTGGGGGTGTTGCGCCAGGGCCTGGCGGGCGTGCCATGATGGCCGGGGTGGAGGCCTGGGGGGCTAGGGTGTACCGAGGGGTGGTGCCCGCCCCGGCTGCTGTCATGTCCACGGGTTTCCCGGCGCTTGACCAGGGCCTGGGAGGAGGTTGGCCGGTCGGCGTATTGACGGAGTTGCGTGCCGGCCGGACGGGTATCGGTGAGATGCGCCTGCTGCTGCCGGTGCTGGCGGCCTTGAGTCGCACAGGTCGACTGATATGGGTGGCGCCCCCCTACGGACCCTACGCCCCCGCGCTCGTCGCCCACGATATCGCGCTGGATCACCTGATCGTCGTGCGTCCGAGGACCCACAAAGAGGCCTTGTGGGCAGTCAGCCAAGGGCTTTTGAGCCCCACCGTCGGGGCTGTGGTGAGTTGGTTTGGCGATATCCGTGAGCAAGAGTTCCGTGCCCTGCAGCGGCACGCCGCTCAAGGGGGGCATTGGGGCTTTTGTTTCCTGCCCTGGGGCCTCGCGCCCCAGCCGTCGCGCCTGCGTCTTATCCTGGAGTCCGCGCCAGAAGGCGTGCGCATCACGCTCGCTCGCAAGGCCGGGCGTCCGGTGGCGCCGCTTGTCGTTGCGCTCTAGTTTCGGGACCGTTCCATGCTCTGGTTGGCCGTGGTCCTGACGGCGTTGCCCCTGGAGGTATTCGCGGCACGTCCGGCGCCGTTCGCGGTGGTTGAGGACAAGGTCCTGGTCGACTGCGATGCGCAGGCCCGCACCCAGGGCCTGACACCCGGTCTGTCCGTGGTGCAGGCCTGCGCCTTATGTCCGTCCCTATCGCTCGGAGCCCGTGACCGGGCTGCCGAAAGCAGTCTTCTGGAGGGCCTCGCGGCCTTTGCCTACGGCTTCAGCCCGTGCGTGGTCCTGCGCGCCGATGGGGTATTGATGCGGTTTACGGATCAGGCAAGCCCGCTAGGCGACCCGCATCGGGTCGTGGCCCATGTGACGCGCGGCCTGGAGGATGCGGGGTATGTGTTCGAGATCGCCATGGCGCCGACCGCCGCCCTGGCATGGCACTGCGCGCGCTCGGCGATGCGCTGCGTATGGACATCGAAGGACCCTTGGCGTCTTGCGATGCGCTCCTTGCCCCTGACGGGGCTCCCCTGGGCGGGTGAGGTGCGTGCCGCCTGCCAGGCCCTTGGGCTTACGCGGATGGGCGATCTCCTCGATCTGCCGCGCCCGGGTCTCGCCCGTCGCTTCGGTCAGGAGACCGTCCATCTCCTCGAGGGGCTCATGGGGGAGCGTCCGGAGATCGAGGATTTTTGGGCGCCGACGCCGTGGTTCAGGCGTAGGCTCGCCTTTCCTCATCCGGTGGAGACGGATGAGGCCCTGGCGTTCGCGCTCGCCCGGATCGTGCGCGAGTGGGTCATGGTGTTGCGTTCCCGAGAGGCGCGCGTGGCGGGTTTTACGGTCGAGATGAGCTGTGAGGACGGGAGTCTGCGGTCGGAGGTGTTTACGCTGACGCGCCCGGAGCGGGATGGCCGGATCCTTATGTGCCTTGTGCGGGAACGGTTGCGGGACTTCCGGCCCGGGTCGGCCATAACCGCCGTGGCGGTATCGGCCCCCCTGGAAGACTCGACAGAAGGCAGTCTGCCCTTGTGGCGTGATGGGCAATGGCGCGAACAGGACTTTCGGGGGTTCTTGGACAGGCTGCAGGCGCGGCTTGGCCGTGATGCGGTGCGCGTGCTGTCTGTCCACCCGGATCACCGCCCGGAGCGTGCCAGCCGGGAGATCCCTTGGCCTCAACGCACCCCGCAAGGGCGGATTCGCGCCCTGGCCGATCGTCCGGTATGGCTCATAGATCCCCCCAAGCGACTGGACGTTGTTCGAGGGGCGCCGATGTTTCATGGTCCCTTGAGGCTTACGCGTGGACCTGAGCGGGTGGAAACGGGGTGGTGGGACGAGCCCGTGGTGCGCGACTACTTCGTGGCCACCAATACCAGACATGAGTCCCTCTGGGTATTTCGCATCGCGCGCGGCGAGTGGTTTCTGCACGGTTATTTCGCATGATCGCCTACAGCGAGCTGCATTGCCTGAGCCATTTCAGCTTTCTGCGTGGTGCCTCCGCCCCGCAGGAGCTCGTGGAACGGGCCTGCGCCTTGTCCTATCGGGGGCTTGCCATAACGGATGAGTGCTCCCTGTCGGGCATCGTGCATGCCCATAGGGCCGCCAGGGATCGGGGGTTGCCCCTGATCGTGGGATCCGAGATCACGGTCCGGGAAGGGTTGAAGTGTGTGGTCCTGGTGAGTAGCGCGCGCGGATATGCGGAGCTTTCCGAGCTCATCACGCGCGGTCGGCAGGTAGACAAGGGTGATTACGATCTTGGCATCGCCGATCTCGGCGCGCTCGCAGATTGTCTCGTGCTCTGGTGCCCCGATGCCGGTGGAGACCATGATCCGCTTGCGGGGGCGCTTGCGCGGGCCCTGTCCGCGCGGTTCTGGATTGCCGGGGAATTGCATAAGACGGGGACCGACGATGGCTACAAAGGGCGCCTGCAGGCCCTGTCCGCGCGCCTGGGGAGACCGGTCGTGGCCTGTGGCGATGTGCACATGCATAAGCGCGGGCGCCGCGCCCTGCAAGACACCATGACCGCCGTGCGCTTGAAGACGACCGTGGCGGAGGCAGGGTGGGCCCTGTTCCCGAACGGCGAACGGCATCTGCGGGATATCCCGACGTTATGTGCCCTCTATCCGGAGGCGTGGCTTAAGGAGACGCAGGTCGTGGCTGAGGCCTGCCGTTTTTCCCTGGAGGACCTCCAGTATCGCTATCCGCGTCAGGGTCGCAGCCCACGCCATTCCCTAGGGCAATTGATGCGATTGACGCGCGCGGGTCTTGCAGCGCGCTATCCGCAAGGCGTGCCGGATTCCGTGCGGTCTTTGGTACGCCACGAACTCTCTCTCATAGGGGAACTTGCCTATGCGGATTACTTTTTGACCGTCCACGACCTCGTGCGGTTTGCCAAAGATCGCGGCATCCTCTGTCAGGGGCGAGGGTCTGCGGCTAATTCCGTGGTCTGCTATGCCTTGGGCATCACTGCGGTGGATCCCGCGCGTCTCGAGGTCTTGTTCGAGCGGTTCATTTCACGCGAACGCCGCGAGCCCCCGGATATCGATATCGATTTCGAGCACGAGCGACGCGAGGAGGTCATTCAATACTTGTATGAGCGTTATGGTCGCGAGCGCGCGGCCATGACAGCGAGCGTCATCACGTACCGAACACGCAGTGCGTTACGCGACGTCGCCAAGGCCCTGGGTTGCGAGGCCGCGCTCGTGGATCGCCTGGCGGGATTGCTTGGTTGGTGGGAGGGGGTCGATGTCCTGGAGGAGCGGTTGGTCGAACACGGTTATGACGTGCGCAGATCGCCGTTTCGCCCGCTTATCGCCTTGGTGCGCGAGCTGGTCGGTCGCCCCCGCCATCTCTCGCAGCATGTCGGGGGCATGGTGTTGTCGCAGGAGGCCCTGACACGGCTCATCCCGATAGAGAAGGCGGCGATGCCCGGCCGGACGGTGCTGCAGTGGGACAAGGACGACCTGGACACACTGCGCATCATGAAGGTCGATTGCCTGGGGCTTGGCATGTTGACGGCGCTGCAAAGGGCCTTCGCGCTCAT is part of the Acidiferrobacter thiooxydans genome and harbors:
- a CDS encoding 2-isopropylmalate synthase; translation: MTDQLLVFDTTLRDGEQSPGASMTCEEKVRIARALERLRVDVIEAGFPIASPDDFKAVKAVAETITESRVCALARALTKDIDRAAEALKPARAGRIHTFIATSPIHMREKLRMSPEAVLEGAVKAVRHARQFTDDVEFSAEDAGRSDPDFLCRIMEAVIAAGASTVNIPDTVGYSVPAQFGELVAMLRNRIPNADQAVFSVHCHNDLGLAVANSLAAVYHGARQVECTINGLGERAGNAALEEIVMAVRTRQDVFKCDTRIETPHIVAASRLVSTVTGFAVQPNKAIVGANAFAHEAGIHQDGVIKNRETYEIMRAEDVGWTANRMVLGKHSGRNAFRARLAEIGVTLKDDAALNQAFERFKDLADKKHEIFDEDLQALVGEDALEAVESVKLVALETASGTGTKPHADVRLVWNGKEHEARAEGGGPVDAAFRAIEGVVASGAILQLYAVNAITSGTDAQGEVTVRLERQGRIVNGHGADTDIVLASAKAYLNALNKLLVPDNRTHPQLPRGM
- a CDS encoding NAD(P)H-quinone oxidoreductase, whose protein sequence is MRYIDYEPGGNADTLRLAEGPAPIPQAGEILIEVAYAGINRPDILQRLGRYLPPSGASPILGLEVSGHVVRVGADVREWQVGDAVTALVPGGGYAEYCTTPADQALRIPAHMDLASAAGLPENWFTVWANAADMGALKEGERLLVHGGTSGIGLTAIHLARFLGATCWATVGNDDKAAFCRASGAHHVINYRTTDFAEAVMATTNHQGIDVILDVVGAPYLERHLDILRRDGRLVFIALSGGSRGEINLTPILTKRLRLTGSTMRPRTVGEKRAIRNALATRIWPELDHGRLLPHIGARFPLAEAARAHALMESGDHRGKIVLAVRP
- the lexA gene encoding transcriptional repressor LexA, which translates into the protein MSILTGRQQQVLDWIRGQIEATGRPPTRAEIAAALGFRSVNAAEEHVRALARKGVIVLTPGSARGIRVPDRREEGIPVIGRVAAGQPLLAHAHVTAHHQVDPALFRPRADYFLTVVGESMRDAGIRDGDLLAVHKTPTAHDGQIVVARLEDEVTVKRLRRRAGQVVLLPENPAFQPIVLRDREDWVIEGIGVGVLRQGLAGVP
- a CDS encoding SOS cell division inhibitor SulA — its product is MSTGFPALDQGLGGGWPVGVLTELRAGRTGIGEMRLLLPVLAALSRTGRLIWVAPPYGPYAPALVAHDIALDHLIVVRPRTHKEALWAVSQGLLSPTVGAVVSWFGDIREQEFRALQRHAAQGGHWGFCFLPWGLAPQPSRLRLILESAPEGVRITLARKAGRPVAPLVVAL
- a CDS encoding Y-family DNA polymerase, giving the protein MLWLAVVLTALPLEVFAARPAPFAVVEDKVLVDCDAQARTQGLTPGLSVVQACALCPSLSLGARDRAAESSLLEGLAAFAYGFSPCVVLRADGVLMRFTDQASPLGDPHRVVAHVTRGLEDAGYVFEIAMAPTAALAWHCARSAMRCVWTSKDPWRLAMRSLPLTGLPWAGEVRAACQALGLTRMGDLLDLPRPGLARRFGQETVHLLEGLMGERPEIEDFWAPTPWFRRRLAFPHPVETDEALAFALARIVREWVMVLRSREARVAGFTVEMSCEDGSLRSEVFTLTRPERDGRILMCLVRERLRDFRPGSAITAVAVSAPLEDSTEGSLPLWRDGQWREQDFRGFLDRLQARLGRDAVRVLSVHPDHRPERASREIPWPQRTPQGRIRALADRPVWLIDPPKRLDVVRGAPMFHGPLRLTRGPERVETGWWDEPVVRDYFVATNTRHESLWVFRIARGEWFLHGYFA
- a CDS encoding error-prone DNA polymerase, producing MIAYSELHCLSHFSFLRGASAPQELVERACALSYRGLAITDECSLSGIVHAHRAARDRGLPLIVGSEITVREGLKCVVLVSSARGYAELSELITRGRQVDKGDYDLGIADLGALADCLVLWCPDAGGDHDPLAGALARALSARFWIAGELHKTGTDDGYKGRLQALSARLGRPVVACGDVHMHKRGRRALQDTMTAVRLKTTVAEAGWALFPNGERHLRDIPTLCALYPEAWLKETQVVAEACRFSLEDLQYRYPRQGRSPRHSLGQLMRLTRAGLAARYPQGVPDSVRSLVRHELSLIGELAYADYFLTVHDLVRFAKDRGILCQGRGSAANSVVCYALGITAVDPARLEVLFERFISRERREPPDIDIDFEHERREEVIQYLYERYGRERAAMTASVITYRTRSALRDVAKALGCEAALVDRLAGLLGWWEGVDVLEERLVEHGYDVRRSPFRPLIALVRELVGRPRHLSQHVGGMVLSQEALTRLIPIEKAAMPGRTVLQWDKDDLDTLRIMKVDCLGLGMLTALQRAFALMREHGLGPGTLEDIPAEDPAVYEMVSAADTVGVFQIESRAQMALLPRLRPRTFYDLVVQIAIVRPGPIQGNMVHPYLRRRQGREAVSYPSCEIEAVLGRTLGIPLFQEQVIKLAVVAAGFSPGEADELRRAMGAWKRDGDLRAFKERFLKGMGARGYGKDYAQDIYRQIHGFGAYGFPESHAASFALLAYASAWLKCHVPDVYLCALLNSQPLGFYAPSQIIADARRHGVRVLAPDARSSQVATVLEMRPSGRAVRLGLDLVRGLSRKGAARLAQLPLRGRSSWQSMAQGASLSRTDGGRLAQGGALDDVCGSRPQALWESLAIQAPLPLFADPEEARVWRRPGTHADDVAADYQALGFSLRGHPVGLMRKRLASHVLPIATLGGIRSATVVTIAGLVTSRQRPGSAKGLMFLLLEDETGTANVIVSPEVAQAFRALVLRSALVLVTGVLERTSDKVQHIHARAFTRIWA